GCCTTGGTTTGCCGGTTCGAGGTGCCGCTCGCGACGATCACGCGATCGAACAGCGCGGTCAGGTGGCTGGTGTTGAATACCTTGATGTCTTGCGCTTTGACGTCTTCGAGAGCGTCGACGATCACGCGTTGCAGTTTGCGAATATCCATGAGGTTACCGGTGGTACAGATGATGTTGAAGAATATAGTCCCACACCGCAGTGGGGACATGGCTCGCCGCCTGGTCTTGCTGTTCGCCGCCCGCGAGGGCGAGCCGCCGGTTCACCTGCTCGCGCAGATGCGCGCGAATGTCGGTGGCCGAAACGTTGAACGCAAGCGTCGTATCGATCAGCAAGTGGCCGCAGGGCGTGGCTTGCAGAACGTCGGCGCGGGCACGGCGCGCGTCGATTTCTTGAACGACCGCCGGCGGAATCGACGTGAGGTCGAAGCCGGGCCGGGTGGCCGCGCAGATATGGGCAAACTCGAACAGGCGCCGCCAGTCGCGCCAGGTGTCGAGGTGTACCAGTTGATCCGCGCCGATCAGGAGCGCAATGGATGCGTCCTCACCTTCGCGTTCACGCCAGCGTTGCAGCGTGTCGATCGTGTAAGTCGGGCCTTCGTGCTCGATCTCGTCGGTCGCGACACGCACGGTCGTGCCCGGCAGCACCAGTTCGCTCGCCGCCGCGCGTGTCATGGCGAGCCGGTGCACGGCCGGCGACACATCCGATTTCTGCCAGGGCTGGCCGGCCGGCAACAGTACGAGCTCGGTCAGTTGCAGCACGTGCGCGAAACGCCGCGCGAGCGCGAGGTGGCCGTCGTGGATCGGATCGAAGGTGCCGCCGAGCAGTCCGATCCGGCGAGGCAGGGCAACAGGATGAGCGTTCGGCTTCAGGTGAAGATCCTTTGTCGTGACGACTGGAGCGAGGTGCGGGCGCAGCCCGTCACACCCACTCGCGCGGCACGAGAAAATCGCTATAAAGACGCGCTTCCGGCGTGCCCGGTTCGGGCTGCCAGTTGTAGCGCCAGTTCACCACAGGCGGCATGGACATCAGGATTGACTCGGTGCGTCCGCCGCTTTGCAGCCCGAACAGTGTGCCACGGTCGAAGACCAGATTGAACTCGACGTAGCGTCCGCGCCGGTAAGCCTGGAAATCGCGCTCGGCCTGACCGTACGGAATGTTGCGGCGCTTTTCGATGATCGGCAGGTAGGCCTTGAGGAACGCGTCGCCCACGCTCCTGAGCATCGCGAACGATTGATCGAAGCCCGGTGCCGAAAAATCGTCGAAGAAAATCCCGCCAATGCCGCGCGGCTCGTTGCGGTGCTTGAGGAAGAAATACTCGTCGCACCAGCGCTTGAAACTCGGGTACAGGTCCGCGCCATAAGGCTGCAGCGCGTCGCGGCAGGTGCGATGAAAATGCTGCGCGTCTTCCTCGTAACCGTAGAACGGCGTCAGATCCATGCCGCCGCCGAACCAGAATACGGGCTCTTCGCCGGCCTTGGTCGCGATCAGCAGACGCACGTTCATATGCACGGTCGGGCAGTGCGGATTGTGCGGGTGCAGCACGAGCGACACGCCCATTGCTTCGAACCCGCGGCCGGCCAGTTGCGGACGCGCCGCGCTCGCCGAGGCCGGCAAGGCGTCGCCCGCGACGTCCGAGAAGCCGATGCCGGCGCGCTCGAAGAAGTTGCCGCCTTCGAGAATCCGCGTGTAGCCGCCGCCGCGCAGCTTTTCGCCGGGCGCGCGCTGCCAGGCGTCGGTCGCGAACGGCGTGCCGTCGAACGCGCCGAGCGCGTCCGCGATCTGCGTTTGCAGGCCTTGCAGCCAGCTGCGCACGGCTTGTGCGTCGTAGCTCGAATCGGTCATGAATGCAGATGCTGAGGGCGGCACGCTCATCGTGCCGCGGGTTCGT
This genomic stretch from Paraburkholderia dioscoreae harbors:
- a CDS encoding nicotinate-nucleotide adenylyltransferase, encoding MKPNAHPVALPRRIGLLGGTFDPIHDGHLALARRFAHVLQLTELVLLPAGQPWQKSDVSPAVHRLAMTRAAASELVLPGTTVRVATDEIEHEGPTYTIDTLQRWREREGEDASIALLIGADQLVHLDTWRDWRRLFEFAHICAATRPGFDLTSIPPAVVQEIDARRARADVLQATPCGHLLIDTTLAFNVSATDIRAHLREQVNRRLALAGGEQQDQAASHVPTAVWDYILQHHLYHR
- the hemF gene encoding oxygen-dependent coproporphyrinogen oxidase, whose protein sequence is MTDSSYDAQAVRSWLQGLQTQIADALGAFDGTPFATDAWQRAPGEKLRGGGYTRILEGGNFFERAGIGFSDVAGDALPASASAARPQLAGRGFEAMGVSLVLHPHNPHCPTVHMNVRLLIATKAGEEPVFWFGGGMDLTPFYGYEEDAQHFHRTCRDALQPYGADLYPSFKRWCDEYFFLKHRNEPRGIGGIFFDDFSAPGFDQSFAMLRSVGDAFLKAYLPIIEKRRNIPYGQAERDFQAYRRGRYVEFNLVFDRGTLFGLQSGGRTESILMSMPPVVNWRYNWQPEPGTPEARLYSDFLVPREWV